The DNA segment ATGCTGCGCGCCCAGGAGGAAGGCTGGCGCCGATGGTTCGCCGAGGAGAACGTCGAACCGATGGAGGTGCCGTATCCGGTGTTGTGGCGCAACCTCACCCAGGTGGTCGGCGACGTCCTCGAGGAGCTCGGCCAGGACCGCCGGCTGGCGCCCGCGCCGGTGCTCGAGCGCCAGGCCGACCAGCGCTCCGACGAGTGGGTGGATCGGTACCGTGCCGACGCGGAGAAGGAGGGGCTGCCGACATGACGACCGCCGACCTCGACGCCCTGCGCGTCGACGAACTGCGGCTGCTGGAAGCCGAAGCCGTGCACATCATCCGCGAGGTGGTCGCCGAACTCGAGCGTCCCGTCCTGCTGTTCAGCGCCGGAAAGGACTCGATCGTCCTACTCCGGTTGGCGGAGAAGGCGTTTCGTCCCGCACCGCTGCCGTTCCCGGTCATGCACGTCGACACCGGGCACAACTTCGACGAGGTGATCGAGTTCCGAGACCGCCGCGTCACCGGACACGGCCACAAACTGATCGTCGCCTCGGTGCAGGAGTCCATCGACAACGGACGCGTGGCCGATCCGGGGCCTGGAGCCTCACGCAACCGTCAGCAGACCCGCACGCTGCTCGACGCGCTCGAGGCCGGCGGTTTCGACGCGGCGTTCGGCGGCGCCCGCCGCGACGAGGAACGCGCGCGGGCCAAGGAGCGCATCCTGAGTTTCCGCGACGAGTTCGGGCAGTGGGATCCGCGCGCCCAGCGGCCCGAACCGTGGTCGTTGTACAACGGGCGCATCAAGAAAGGCGAACAGGTCCGGGTGTTCCCGCTGAGCAACTGGACCGAACTCGACGTGTGGCGCTACATCCAGCTCGAAGACCTCGAGCTGCCTTCGATCTACTTCGCCCACCAGCGTGAGGTTTTCGAGCGCGACGGCATCCTGTTGGCGGTGTCGGAGTACGTGCGGCCGCAGGACGGGGAGACCGCCGCCGTCGAGTGGGTGCGCTACCGCACCGTCGGTGACCTCACCATCACCGGCGCGGTCCGGTCGCAGGCCACCGACATCGAGCGCGTCATCACCGAGATCTCGGCGGCGACGGTGTCCGAGCGCGGGGAGACTCGCGCCGACGACCGCACGTCGGTCGCCGCCATGGAGGACCGCAAACGCGAGGGGTACTTCTGATGGGGCGAGCGGAGCGCAGCGGAGCGACGGGGGGGAAATGATGGCACCGCAGAACACCACCCGCCAGCTGCTGCGGATCACCACCGCCGGTTCGGTCGACGACGGCAAGAGCACGCTGATCGGCCGGCTCCTGCACGACACCGACAGCCTGCCGCTCGACCACCTCGAAGCCGTCACCGACGACGAGGGCATCGCCGACCTGGCCGCGCTGTCCGACGGTCTGCGGGCCGAACGCGAGCAGGGCATCACCATCGACGTCGCCTATCGGTTCTTCTCCACCGCGAACCGCAGCTACATTCTTGCCGACACCCCCGGCCACGAGCGCTACACCCGCAACATGTTCACCGGGGCGTCGAACGCCCATGTGGCGGTGCTGCTGGTCGACGCCAGGGCCGGGGTGCTGCGCCAGACCAACCGGCACGCCCGTATCGCGAAGCTGTTGGGCATCAAGCACTTCGTCGCGACGGTGAACAAGATCGACCTGGTCGACTTCGACGGCGACCGGTTCGCCCAGGTACACGGCGAACTGCGCCAGATGGCGGCCCGCCTCGGCGGACTGGACCTCACGGTCATCCCGATCGCGGCCAAGCACGGCGACAACGTCGTACACCGCTCCGCGCAGACCCCCTGGTACGACGGTCCGACGCTGCTGGAATACCTCGAAGGCGTGGAACTGGTTGCACCACAACCGGAACCGGCCAAGCTGCGGCTGCCGGTCCAGTGGGTGTCGCGGCCGACCGCCGACCAGCGCCGCCGCTATACGGGCCGCCTGTCGGCCGGCACTTTGAGCGTCGGCGACACCGTGGTCAGCCTGCCTGCGGGCACGCGCTCGACGGTCACGGTGGTCGACACCCTCGACGACGCCCGGCCCACCGCCGTGGCCCCGCTGTCGGTGTCGATCGAGCTGGCCGACGACATCGACGTGGGCCGCGGCGACGTCTTCGTCAGCGGCGCCGACGATGCCACGCTGCCTGTACTGGCCCGCGAACTCGACGCGACGGTCTGCTGGTTCTCCGACACCCCGCTGCGCGCCGGCGACCGGCTGGCGCTGAAGCAGGGCACCCGCACCGTGCGCGCCACGGTACAGGCCCTGCACAGCCGGCTCGATCCCGAGACACTCGACGAGTTCGACAACCCGGTCGAGCTGGTGCTCAACGACATCGGCTCGGTCACGCTGCGCACCAGTTCGGTGGTGGTGGCCGATGCCTACGCCGACAACCGGGACAGCGGTGCCTTCATCCTGATCGACGAGTCGAGCAATGACACCGTCGGCGCCGGCACCATCCTCGAACCGCGCGAAGTCACCCCCGGGGCACAGACCCGCAACGACATCCGTTGGCATCCATCGTCTCTGGACCGCACCCACCGTTGGACGTCGACCGGGCAGCGCGGTGCCACCATCTGGTTCACCGGGCTACCCGCGTCCGGTAAGTCGACGATCGCCGTC comes from the Mycolicibacterium litorale genome and includes:
- the cysD gene encoding sulfate adenylyltransferase subunit CysD: MTTADLDALRVDELRLLEAEAVHIIREVVAELERPVLLFSAGKDSIVLLRLAEKAFRPAPLPFPVMHVDTGHNFDEVIEFRDRRVTGHGHKLIVASVQESIDNGRVADPGPGASRNRQQTRTLLDALEAGGFDAAFGGARRDEERARAKERILSFRDEFGQWDPRAQRPEPWSLYNGRIKKGEQVRVFPLSNWTELDVWRYIQLEDLELPSIYFAHQREVFERDGILLAVSEYVRPQDGETAAVEWVRYRTVGDLTITGAVRSQATDIERVITEISAATVSERGETRADDRTSVAAMEDRKREGYF
- the cysC gene encoding adenylyl-sulfate kinase; amino-acid sequence: MAPQNTTRQLLRITTAGSVDDGKSTLIGRLLHDTDSLPLDHLEAVTDDEGIADLAALSDGLRAEREQGITIDVAYRFFSTANRSYILADTPGHERYTRNMFTGASNAHVAVLLVDARAGVLRQTNRHARIAKLLGIKHFVATVNKIDLVDFDGDRFAQVHGELRQMAARLGGLDLTVIPIAAKHGDNVVHRSAQTPWYDGPTLLEYLEGVELVAPQPEPAKLRLPVQWVSRPTADQRRRYTGRLSAGTLSVGDTVVSLPAGTRSTVTVVDTLDDARPTAVAPLSVSIELADDIDVGRGDVFVSGADDATLPVLARELDATVCWFSDTPLRAGDRLALKQGTRTVRATVQALHSRLDPETLDEFDNPVELVLNDIGSVTLRTSSVVVADAYADNRDSGAFILIDESSNDTVGAGTILEPREVTPGAQTRNDIRWHPSSLDRTHRWTSTGQRGATIWFTGLPASGKSTIAVAVERALVESGQVAYLLDGDNIRHGLSDDLGFSAGDRAENIRRVGHLTRLFADAGVVALASLVSPLKSDREIARTLNDAAKLPFLEVYVATPVEECEKRDPKGLYARARAGELKGLTGVDAPYEPPEDPDLVLDTTGADIADLVAQVIDLLNSRR